From Daphnia magna isolate NIES linkage group LG2, ASM2063170v1.1, whole genome shotgun sequence:
ATCGAGGAATCACCGTCGTTTTCTGTGGCGTAGTCGGTGGTGATTCAACACTAGGAAAATCTATTCAAAACATTTCGTTACATTGCGTCATTTTAGAACTCCTCATTCGAGACCCACCTTCAACAATCATCTCGTTATTTGAATTATCCGGTTCCGTTTCTGTTGGTTAAAAATCAATCATTTAAAAAGTTGTCTTAAAGATGTCATTAATTATCAAACGAACCCATTAGCTGGACTGATCCTTCTGCTTCGCCAAGAGAATTTTTGGCCACACATCGATAAGTGCCGATATCTTTGGCTTCAAACGATTGGATAGTCAAGTTCATATGCGTCCGATAGCCGCTACTGGTCGAATCGGCGTGAATCCTGCGACTAGGTAACAATACGAGATCCGATTCGGGCGGGCCGCCAGCCGTTCGAGCCCAGTAAGTAATAGCCTTCGGTTGAGCTTCAGTGAAACAATCGAATGTCACGGAACCTCCTAGTGGCAATCCGACAATTTGAGCTGGAACCCAAACGTTTGGAGGAACtgtcaaataaacaaattaaacgTTTCCGTCACTaaagaaaaatcaacaatCAAAATGACAGTTTCAAAGACAAAAGAACGTCACTCACATTCAACATCGACCCAGATCCTTTTCGAAACAGATGGCGGGACGCCGTTGGATGCGATACACAAATAAGCTCCAGATTCTGTCCGTCCAATCTTATTGAGTGTCAAACTTTCGCCGTCACTCATTACTACATCGGGAACGAAATGTAATGCCATTAACATCATGATGTTGATTGCTgtttaaacatgaaaatgcCATACCGTCTTTCCTCTTCTCGCCGAGATAAATAGGGCGTCCGTCTTCTCGGCGCCAAGTGACTTTTGGTGCTGGGACTCCATCACCACGACAGGTGAGCGTCAAGCTTAATCCTTCACGGATCGTTATGTGCGACGCAGAGCTGCCAGCATCGACAATCACCGGCGGCACTacaaaaaatgataaaatatATTAGAAATAGTTCAACAATTTTTGGTGTCGTAAGATGCCGAAAGATTACCGACGACATCAACGATGCCGACTTGCGTGATCATCGGGTTGGAATTGACTTGGCACAAATATCTTCCGGCATCCTcctttgtgttgttgtttttttgttatttcgaAATGAGCAATTCAAAAACGTTAGgaatttataaattttttttttcaaaaatgtttcgaAATGAACGAACCGGTTGAGCACCGCGAAGAGTGAGCGTCCAAGTGTTTCGATGAGCATCGTGAGTGGCGCTATAACGAGGAATGCGGGTGACAAGATGTTGATGAATGGCAACAATCATATGACGATCCAAATGGATCCATGCCACCTATACGACAAAACAATTCCAATCAATCATAAACCTACACTTCAGCCCAgttatttttgatttcttttttaacaataataataataaaaaaatttagaaaaccGAGTTAAATTTTCAGCTTTTTGATGAAAGAGTTATCAACTTTAAAGTTAACGTGAAATTCGTCGTCTGatcttataaaaaaaacactcTAATCATTTGAGAAAGGCAACAAGTGAAAATTTCACGTCGATGACAGGCCAAGAGGAAaatagtattttttttcttttcaaagtcaaTTTGCCAAAGAAAAGCGCGTTAGCGCTGCCGAGGCAAACGGAAGAAGGAAGCTATTATGAACCTTATTAGCCCCTAAATGCTCTACGGTGCAGGTGAGGCTGGCGTCCCTTCCAATTACGACGGTGGCATTGTTAACAGGCTCTAGGAAAATAGGCGCCTGTTCTCCGCTAACTGTCCCGCTGCTGCCGGCTCCTAAGATAAACGGTGACgaagataagaaaaaataagattaaataagaaaaaaaaaatacacatcgtatatatatatataaagaagACTTGACGGGGGGGATGCGACTTTTGATTATTTCTTCATCGCAGCTGTTGGGACGGGGACGCAGATGGGATTCAATCAAGAAGCGAAAGAAGGTGTCGTATAACCCCAccgggagaaagaaaaaaataaaaataaaaggaacaGCGGTggagaaaatagaaatagagCTTGGTACATCTGACAGTATAGTACACACGTTTAGATACTATAGCGAACGCAAACTGCGTGATGATGTCGATGACAGTCGTGTAATTGACTGTCATCTTGAATTCTTGCCGTGATCGGGTCTTTACTTACGGCGATATTTAGCCAAGGGCATTTGTTTGCCGCGTGTTGAGGAAATGGGATCTTAAATAGTTTATCCCGTTTCAACCGCTAAATCCCTTTCTAATCTTTCGCATGatttatttcattcatttcgcGTTCGAACTGTGTTCGCATgaaaaatgttaataaaagacaaatatttttttgaaaaaagggaggggaAATTTACGACTAGGAAATGACCAAAAATAGTCGCTTCGTATTTGATAGTCTAGGCGATAAATCTTGATGCAGTTCCCAATCTAATGGCTTGTGCGTACGATGACGGATATATATTCTCTAGTTATACCACCTGCGACTCTTCTTTCAACTTCATCTTCTTTATTTtcgattgaaaaaaataaataaataaaattctcTTTCAACTGTGTCGAGCGTCGTCTTGCGTGAACATCTGCTCCTCGTTAAATGCAATTCAAATGAGCGCGCGCcctatttcttttcaaaaatatcGACCTATATTTATGAGAGCTACAGAAAAACTCTCATATCACTAAAACTCTCTTGTACCTCATCTTTCATTCCGTGTCCGACTCGCTGTTTTCGTCATTcaacaacaactaaaaatgaattaaaaacaaaaaaacgtgtcCTGCTACGGAgagcgggaaaaaaaaaatatgctgGCAGCCAGTTATTTCATTCCTCACTGTTgcctttattttattattttttttttcaaatcattcagacagaatttgaaatttgagaGTTCCAAACACGCCAACGGGCACGACGCAAAAGTGCTATCGTTGGAATGTGTGGCGTGAGGACAAACTAGCCCATCATCGGATTTAAATATAGAGCGCGCGCGGCAGTTGAAAAAGCAAAACCAAATGCGTAAGGCGCCAAGaagatttcaaaaataaaataaaaaataaaacgaaaacaaaacggggaaaaaaaaaagggcaagcATGTTGAGAACGAAAGATATCACGGTTTGAGCCGtgaaataagaagaaaaattcttaGAATCTTCTTATCGTTGCACATTTTTTCGTTCTTCGCACCGTTTTTCATATCggtttttctctctctattttAAGAAATTGTATCAAATGCAGTTGTATCATCAAAGGGAAGCGGCAAGACTTTTAGAGATGATGCTGACACGTGTTTTGCATGTACAAAAACAAGACGCCGCGCCCCTTATTTcacgaaaaagagaaacaaaacaaaaatgaaacttttttctttttaaatacaaaactGTCCGGAATAATGGAAGTATCAATACTACtaactgtttaaaaaaaaaagtgcatgTACTCCGTCAAACTAGATTGAACTTGTCAATGTCTAACAAGTTTTCCGAAAAAAGTTGAGAGCAAAACTTTCAAAGTTAATTTGCTTCCAAACAAGAAATATTACGTACACTAGCTCGTAGAGGTCGGTAGTACCAAACGTGAAAAATCTAACTTTATTCGCAATGATTATATGATTTAAACATTTCGAAGAAAATGTCTATATCCActtttgttttgacgattcaaacgaacggaaaataacaaaactaTTGCTATGGCCGGAGACGTAATCCATTAAATTGTCTGACCGGTagtgtcaaaaaaaaaaagagggggggagggaggggagAAGAATAAAAAGTAATATAATAATAGCAAGTGACAGGTTCCAAGTTGATGCAA
This genomic window contains:
- the LOC116917269 gene encoding lachesin isoform X2; this encodes MMSIHADSVSRPTIEQVGAGSSGTVSGEQAPIFLEPVNNATVVIGRDASLTCTVEHLGANKVAWIHLDRHMIVAIHQHLVTRIPRYSATHDAHRNTWTLTLRGAQPEDAGRYLCQVNSNPMITQVGIVDVVVPPVIVDAGSSASHITIREGLSLTLTCRGDGVPAPKVTWRREDGRPIYLGEKRKDVMSDGESLTLNKIGRTESGAYLCIASNGVPPSVSKRIWVDVEFPPNVWVPAQIVGLPLGGSVTFDCFTEAQPKAITYWARTAGGPPESDLVLLPSRRIHADSTSSGYRTHMNLTIQSFEAKDIGTYRCVAKNSLGEAEGSVQLMETEPDNSNNEMIVEDFPSVESPPTTPQKTTVIPRSTAKPSTSTWQQGNRVQFISNNSYSTGRQSTVRNSGLPLLPCWPQQLTAIILLIVVNKLLL
- the LOC116917269 gene encoding lachesin isoform X1; the encoded protein is MTIVFIVFHLLLQSFTVFGAGSSGTVSGEQAPIFLEPVNNATVVIGRDASLTCTVEHLGANKVAWIHLDRHMIVAIHQHLVTRIPRYSATHDAHRNTWTLTLRGAQPEDAGRYLCQVNSNPMITQVGIVDVVVPPVIVDAGSSASHITIREGLSLTLTCRGDGVPAPKVTWRREDGRPIYLGEKRKDVMSDGESLTLNKIGRTESGAYLCIASNGVPPSVSKRIWVDVEFPPNVWVPAQIVGLPLGGSVTFDCFTEAQPKAITYWARTAGGPPESDLVLLPSRRIHADSTSSGYRTHMNLTIQSFEAKDIGTYRCVAKNSLGEAEGSVQLMETEPDNSNNEMIVEDFPSVESPPTTPQKTTVIPRSTAKPSTSTWQQGNRVQFISNNSYSTGRQSTVRNSGLPLLPCWPQQLTAIILLIVVNKLLL
- the LOC116917269 gene encoding lachesin isoform X3, with product MTIVFIVFHLLLQSFTVFGAGSSGTVSGEQAPIFLEPVNNATVVIGRDASLTCTVEHLGANKVAWIHLDRHMIVAIHQHLVTRIPRYSATHDAHRNTWTLTLRGAQPEDAGRYLCQVNSNPMITQVGIVDVVVPPVIVDAGSSASHITIREGLSLTLTCRGDGVPAPKVTWRREDGRPIYLGEKRKDVMSDGESLTLNKIGRTESGAYLCIASNGVPPSVSKRIWVDVEFPPNVWVPAQIVGLPLGGSVTFDCFTEAQPKAITYWARTAGGPPESDLVLLPSRRIHADSTSSGYRTHMNLTIQSFEAKDIGTYRCVAKNSLGEAEGSVQLMDFPSVESPPTTPQKTTVIPRSTAKPSTSTWQQGNRVQFISNNSYSTGRQSTVRNSGLPLLPCWPQQLTAIILLIVVNKLLL